TTCGGCCTTTTCCAGGGCCTCTTCTGCTATTTCGCGGGTTTCCTCCATTTCTTCCAGCAGTTCATCCATGCGCTCATCCATGCGTTCATCTACGGCCGTGTTTAGCTCGTCAGTGTCGATAGTGGCACAGCCTGAGAAAACGGCAAGCGCAGAGATTGCTACAGTATATTTTGCAGCGTGTAATAGTCGTTTGCTCATCTAAAACTCCTGTTTCGTAAGGATTTGGTCTGCTTAATGCATGGGGCGAATGCTAGCGGATATATACACGTGTGCCAACTTCTACCATCTTGCTAAGGGCCTCGATTTGATCATTCTCAAGCGCAACACACCCATCTGTCCAGTTGGCAATACGATGAAGATGGACGTTTCCTCCGCCTACCCCATGGATACCTATCAGGCCACCTAGAGAGGTACCTTGCGGCGATTTGCCCTTCTTTCGACGCTGTTCTCGATAGGTTTGATATTCTTGGGCGCTGATTGTTCCGTCCTCTAGAGCTAGAGATGCCGCTTCTTCTGTGGGGTAATCAATGCTGATGAAAAGGTGATAGCGGCTCCTATTGGTAATGTAGTCGATCCTGAATTTGCCCAGCGGGGTGGTCTTGTCGCCGCGTCGGCGAGTCTTGGCCGTGCCGTTCTGGGCTATTGCTAGGTTGTGGAATTGGGCCTTAGGCCGTTTGCCTGTGTATACGGTTAGAACATAATCGCTCGTATCGACAAGTACCCAGCGCTCGTTGGTTTCTGGATCGAAGGGTATGCCATCCTCTAGTGCCAGAGTGGCCGGGGAGTATAAGCTCAAAACAAGTAAGAGCAACACGGCGATTTGCTTGGTCTGACAGACTAGGTTGTCCATAGCGAGTGCTCACTGATAAGGCAATCCCCGCCATTATCTCGCAAAGAGCGTGCAAGTCTCTAGGGAGTCTCTAAAAGCTTCCGCGGAGATCATCATTTACCCCGGTGTGAATGGCGCCAAGGAGGCAACTACCGAGGAATCCTCGGTCCTTCGTCAGGAAGGACAGCGGCAGGTTCGGCGGCGCATCAAGCACTACAACCTCGACACCATTATCTCCGTGGGCTACCGGGTGAACTCGCGCCGTGCCGTGCAGTTCCGCCAGTGGGCCACCCGTGTCCTGCGCGAACACCTCATCCAGGGCTGGACCCTGAACCGCCAGCGCTTCGAGGAAAACGCCCGCGAGCTGGAGGCCGCCCTGGCGCTGGTGCGCAAGGCGGCGCATAGCCCGGAACCGGATGTGGGCAGCGGTCGCGGCCTGGTGGATATCGTCAGCCGCTACGCCCAGACCTTTTTGTTGCTGCAACGCTATGACGAGGGATTGCTGACCGAAACCCGCGCCGAACTCATTGACCCGGACTCACGGCGCCCCAAATTTGGTGACTACCCGCCGGATTTCTTCGACTTCATAATCTTAGTGATGCCAAAAGCTATCTTACGGAAAACACATGTGGGACTACTGCTGCTCGGAGAGCCCCGTATGACGGGGGGTGATAAATTTTTTATGGGCAGGTGGATACGGATTCTGTACTTGGGGGGTCGATAAAAAAATTCGGGTCGGGAACAGCTGACATAAGCCAAAGGGCGTGATCGCTCAACTGGCGTTTTGCATGGTCACAGAGCCTTTCGATAATGTACGCTAACCCGGATAGCAAGCAGGGTGACGAACTGCAACGAATAGCTTGCAAAGGGGGGTTCAATTTGTCGGGGTGAACTTATCTAGCGCGACGCTATCTGTCGCTAGCCTGCATCAGGCTATGAGGCGGGGGAGTTAATCTATGTCAAGGGTTCATTAGCTGCAGAAATCAAGGAGTAGGGTTAAAACGGATGAACCAAGAAAACTTAGCAAGTTTCATCTGGGGGGTTGCTGATCTTCTTCGCGGAACGCTAAAGCAGTCGCAGTATGGCCGCGTGATTTTGCCTTTCACACTACTGCGCCGCTTGGAGTGCGTTCTGGAGCCAACCCGCGACCGGGTGCTGGAGAAGGCTAAGGCTTACCATGACAAATCGGCAGCGATGCGTGATCGTATCCTGCGCAACGAAGCCGATCTGCAGTTCTATAATACTTCGCCGCTGCGGCTAGCCACTGTTTCCGAGACTCACACCCGGGAAGATCTCAACGATTATGTCCGCCACTTTAGCCCGGCGGCGCGAGAGGTCTTTGAGCATTTTCGCTTTGAGGAATTTCTTGAGCGCCTTGAGCACGGCGATGCTCTTTACCCGGTAGTACAGCGCTTTGCAGCTATTGATCTCAGTCCGCAGCGCTTGGACAACTTCTCCATGGGCGTGGTCTTTGAGGAGCTTATTCGCAAGTTTGCCGAGGCCTCCAACGAGACAGCTGGTGAGCACTTCACACCACGCGATGTTGTGCATCTGACCACCTCCCTGGTGTTCACCGGTCAGCAGGAGCGGCTCCGTCCCGGTGAGATAATCAAGGTCTACGATCCGGCAGCAGGCACCGGAGGTTTCTTATCCGAGGCGCAGAGCTACATCCAGCAGATTAGTGAAGGCGTTGATGTCTCTCTGCATGGCCAGGAACTCAACCCTGAGTCCTACGCCATCTGCAAGGCGGATATGCTTATCAAGAGCGAGCCGGTGGATAACATCACCCTGGGCAACACGCTCTCCGACGATCAGCACGAAGGGGAGCGCTTTGATTACCTGCTCGCCAATCCGCCGTTCGGGGTGGACTGGAAGGGTAGTCAGCGCGCAGTGAACGAAGAGCACGAGCAGAGAGGCTATGCCGGGCGTTTTGGTCCGGGGTTGCCAAGGGTCAATGATGGGGCACTACTCTTCCTTCTCCATCTGGTGAGCAAGATGCGCCAGGACCAGAGCAGTCAGTGGCCTTCGCGCATTGGCATCATTCTCAACGGCTCACCGCTTTTCACCGGTGGTGCCGGAAGCGGGGAATCGGAGATCCGGCGCTACCTGCTCGAGCGTGATTTTGTCGATGCCATAGTGGCCCTGCCCACTGACATGTTCTACAACACCGGCATCGCCACCTACGTCTGGATCCTATCCAACGCCAAGCCCGAAGAGCGCAAATACCACGTTCAGCTAATCAACGCCACTAAATATTACTCCAAGATGCGCAAGTCGCTCGGCAACAAGCGCCAGTACTTAGACGAGGAGGCTATCAAGGCTATTGTCCAGCTCTACGGGTGCTACGACGAGAATGAGGAGAGCCGAATCTTCCCCGTAGAGACCTTCGGCTACCGGCGGATTACCGTCGAGCGCCCGCTGCGTCTTAACTTCCAGGCCAGTGAGGAGCGCATTGCCCGGATTACGGAGCAGAAACCCATCCAGAAACTCGGTGAAGAGCAGCAGCAGGCGATCCTGGACGCCTGTCGGCAGCTCGATGGTGCCCTCTGTCAGGACCGGGAAGCTTTCAAGCAGCAACTCGATACGGCTCTCCAAAGGCAGGGCGTCAAGCTCAAAGCCAGCGAGCACAAGGCTGTGCTTGCCGCCCTGAGTGAGCGTGACCCGGAGGCGCCGGTCTGCCGTGACAATAGGGGGCGCGCCGAGCCGGATCCCGAGCTGCGCGATGCCGAGAACGTCCCCCTGACAGAATCTGTTGATGACTACTTCGCTCGTGAGGTGCAGCCTCACGTACCTGACGCCTGGATCGACACCAGCAAGAAGGACCCGCTTGATGGTGAGGTGGGCATCGTTGGATATGAGATCCCGTTCAACCGCTACTTCTACAAGTACGAACCACCGCGACCGCTCGAGGAGATTGATGCCGATCTGCGTGAGTGCACTGACCGAATCAAGCGGATGATTGAGGAGCTGTCGGCATGAGCTTTCCGGCGTATCCAGAGTACAAGGATTCGGGTGTTGAGTGGATTGGACTAGTGCCTAGTCATTGGTGGGTATGTGCACTTAAGCGGCTCGCCTCGATCTGCAATGGGCAGGACTATCAAAAAGTGAAAGTTGATAAAGGCGGCTACCCTGTTTTGGGGTCAGGCGGTGAGTTCGCTAGGGCTAGCGATTATTTGTATGCCGGCGAGTCAGTTCTCTTGGGGAGGAAGGGCACTATAGATAAGCCATTATATGTCAAGGGTCCATTTTGGACAGTAGACACCATGTTCTATACTGTGGTTAAAGATGGTGTAGATGCTGCATACCTTTATTACTACTCTACCATTTTTCCTTTTCGGCGCCTTTCGACGAATACAGCTCTTCCGAGCATGTCTCAGGAGGATCTTGCTAACCTTGGGGTCGCGGTGCCGAAACTAGAAGAGCAGAAAAATATATCGCGTTTCCTCGACCACGAAACCGCCCGCATCGACGCCCTGATTGAGGAGCAGCAGCGCCTGATCGAGTTGCTCAAGGAGAAGCGCCAGGCGGTGATATCCCATGCCGTCACCAAGGGCCTCGATCCGGATGTGCCGATGAAGGATTCCGGTGTGGAGTGGCTGGGGGAGGTGCCGGAGCATTGGAGTGTGGGAAAGGTCCGTTATTTTGCGAAGCTTGAATCCGGCCATACACCCAGTCGACAACGCCCCGAGCTATGGGTGAATTGCACAATACCATGGTTTTCGCTGGCGGATGTCTGGCAGATTCGTTCTGGCCAAGTTGGTGTCGTCAGAGACACAAAAGAAAAGATAAGCGAACAAGGTGTTAATAAATCCGGTGCACGACTTCTTCCTAGGGGTACAGTAATACTTTCTAGGACAGCATCTGTTGGATACGCTGGGATTATGGGCAGGCCAATGGCAACGACACAAGATTTTGCGAATTGGGTCTGCTGCAGCAAGCTGAAACCGTCGTTTTTATACTATGTTTTTAGGTCGATGTCTGGAGAGTTTAGCCGTCTTATGGTCGGGTCTACTCATAAGACAATATACATGCCCGACATAGAAAGTCTCAAGTGCGCGGTGCCGCCTAAATGTGAACAAGCTAAAATAGTTAGGCATCTAAAAAAGAAAACGAAAGAAACAGATGACCTGGTAATTCAATCTGAGAGATTAAATGAAATTCTTCGAGAACGCCGCTCAGCCCTGATCTCTGCCGCCGTCACCGGCAAGATCGACGTCCGCGACTGGACACCGCCTGCATCTAGCACGGAAGCGGAGCATGAAGGAGAAGGAGCGGTTACATGAGCTACGGCCGCAGCCTGCGCCTGTTCCTGGTGGATGACTCGCCGAACGGGCTGATCACCGCCGAGATCATGAACTGGACCGGTCATGTGCTGACCGGGCCGCGGAGCAAGCTCAGCGAGCTTATCCAGCGTCCGGAGTGCGCCCGCACGGGCGTCTACTTCCTAGTGGGTCCGGATCCGGATAACAGCCTGCGTCCGCTGGTCTACATCGGCGAGACCGATGATGTCGGTACTCGGCTCAAGCAGCACAACCGCCCTGAGGATAATGGCGGTAAGGATTTCTGGGAGAAGGTATGCCTGGTCACTAGCAAAGACCAGAATCTGACCAAGGCTCACGTCAAGCATCTTGAGAGTTTGCTCATCCAGAACGCCATCGATATCGGTCGATGCAGGCTGGCTAATGGTACGTCTAAAGAGTATGCCAACCTCCCGGAGGCCGATCGAGCTGATATGGCCTTCTTCCTCGATCAGATCCGCGTCGTCCTCCCGGTGCTTGGCTTCGACTTCCTGCGGGCCTCTGCCAAACCTTCGGCGCCTGAGGGGGTTGAAGAGCAATCGAAATCGGAGCCGTCACCGGAGTTTTATCTTGAAGTGCCTAAGCACGGCCTCAAAGCCCGTGGTAGGGAGTACGAGGGCGAATTTTACGTTTTATCTGGCTCTTTAGCCCGAGGGTCTTGGAAAGGGCCGAGCGGTGGTTACGAGGCACAGTTCCATCAACTCTGTGAGGACGGGGTCCTGGTTGATGACGGTGCGGGCCATCTGCAGTTCACACAGGATCAGACCTTCTCAAGCCCGAGTGCTGCGGCGGCGATTGTATCGGGCCGGACGGCCAATGGGCGTGTCGCTTGGAAGGTTGAGGGCACCCATGAGACCTATGCTGAATGGCAGGATCGGCAGGTGCAGGCTGCTCAGGAGGCTGCGGCATCGGCCAGTGATCAGAGAGTGAGCCCAAGCGATGGCGGATCCTAAAGAGCGTGCCTTCCAGCAAACCATTATCGACGAGCTTGCCGCCTCAGGGTGGCTGGTGGGCAGCGCCGATAAGTACGACCGCGAGCGCGCCCTTTATCCTGAGGATGTGATCGGCTATTTCCAAGAGGCGCATCCTGATCAGTGGGAGCGCTTCGCCAAGCACAACGCTCGTGGACCGGAGAAGGCTCTGCTCGATCACGTTGCCCGTGAACTAGATAAGGTCGGCACACTTGAGGTGCTGCGCCACGGCTTTCGCACCCCTGGGGCGAAGGTGGAACTGGCTACCTTCAAGCCCGACCATGCGATGAACCAAACCGTGCTTGAGCGCTACCGGCAGAACCGTTTGCGGGTCGTCCCCGAACTATCCTATTCGCCACATGCAAAAGAGGGCGAATACAACCCCCGCCTTGATCTAGCCCTATTCGTCAATGGACTACCAGTGGCCACCTCGGAACTTAAAAGCAAGTTTCAGCAATCGGTAGACCAGGCTATCCGGCAGTATAAGCATGACCGGCAGCCGAAGGCGAAGAGCAACGGCAAGCAGGAGCCGCTGCTTAAGTTAAAACGCGGCGCGCTGGTGCATTTCGCCGTCAGTCAGGATCAGGTGGCAATGACAACCCGCCTCCAGGGTAAGGCCACGAGCTTTCTCCCCTTTAACCGCGGCACTGCTGAGGGAGGGGCAGGTAATCCACCGTCTGAATCTGAGGATGCCTACGCCACTAGCTATCTTTGGCGTGAAGTGCTGCAGCCGGATAACTGGTTGCACATTCTCGGGCGCTTTCTACACCTGGAGCAAAAGACCCATGAGGATTTCCACGGGCGGCGGACTAAAAAAGAGGCCTTGATATTCCCCCGCTATCACCAGTGGAAGGTTGTTACGCGGTTGATCGAAGCAACGCGGCGCGAAGGTCCAGGGCGATGCTATCTGATCCAGCACAGTGCAGGCTCGGGCAAGAGTAACTCGATCGCCTGGAGCGCCCATCAGCTTGCCAGTCTATATAACGAGAATGGTGACAAGCTCTTCGACTCAGTGATCGTAGTCACTGACCGCAATGTGCTCGATCAGCAGCTACAGCAGACGATCTACCAGTTCGAGCACGCCAGCGGAGTTGTTCGCCCGATAACCGGAGGCGAAGGGACTAGCAAGTCGGAGCAGCTAGCTAAGGCTCTTAAGGAACGCACCCGGATCATCGTCGTGACCATCCAGACCTTCCCGGCGCTCTTTGATGCTTTGGATCGGCACAAGGATCTAGCCGCTGGCAAGTATGCTGTTATCGCCGATGAGGCTCACTCGTCGCAAACCGGAGCTTCGGCGCATAAGCTCAAGGCGCTGCTCGGTGTTGAGCGCAGTGAGGCTGAGGAGATAAGTGCCGAGGAGCTACTTGATGCAGCTCTAGCAGCGCGTGGCAGTTCGGATCGGATCAGCTACTACGCCTTTACGGCGACCCCCAAGGCTCGGACGCTGGAGATGTTCGGCCGCCCGCCTGATCCCTCCCGGGGCCCGGCCTCGGACAACCTGCCGGAACCCTTCCACGTCTACTCCATGCGCCAGGCTATCGAGGAGGGCTTCATCCTCGATGTCCTGCAGAACTACATCACCTACAAGACCGCTTTCCGGCTAGCCCATCCACGGGGAGAGGCGTATGAGGTCGATGCGCGTGAGGCCTCCTCTAAGATCGCTCGCTGGGTGCGGCTGCACGAATACAACATCGAGCAGAAGGTGGAGGTCATCGTCGAGCACTTCCGCGACCATGTCCGCCATCTGCTCGATGGTCAGGCCAAGGCCATGGTGGTCACCAGCAGTCGCCGTGAAGCGGTGCGCTACCAGCTTGCGATGCGCAAGTACATCGATCAGCAGGGCTATACCGATGTGCATCCCCTAGTGGCTTTTTCCGGGCAGGTAGAGCCGGACGAAGTGATTCCGCAGCCGGTAGATGAGCGCAGCAGCCTGCTCAACCCTGGGCTCAAGGCTCGCGATCATCGTGACGCCTTCGACACCGATGACTTTAACGTCATGATCGCAGCCAATAAATTTCAGACCGGTTTCGATCAGCCGAAACTATGTGCTATGTACGTCGATAAGCGGCTGCAGGGCGTTGACTGCGTTCAGACTCTGAGTCGGCTTAATCGCCCCTTCGAGGGTAAGGAGGGGAAGACCTTTATCCTTGATTTCGTCAATGACCCCGATGAGGTCCGCAAGGCCTTTGAGCCTTACTACAACACCGCTCAGCTTGAGGATGTCTCTGATGCACAGGTGGTATATGACCTAATGCGCAAGCTCAACGCGGCGCAGATCTATCAGTGGCAAGAGGTCGAGAACTTCGCCTATACCTTCTACGACCCCAAAGCTAAGGACTCTAAGCTCAATTACTGGGTTCGCCCCGCCCAGGATCGCTTTCAAAAGCGCTACCAGGCAGCTCTTGAAGATGTGCGCAACTGGGAGTCTGAGCGTAAGCGCGCCGAGCGCCAGGGCGATCAGGCCAGCCAGCAACGCGCTGAATATGAACTCAAGGAGGCTAACGAGACCAAGCAGGAGCTTGAGCTTTTCAAGAAGGATCTGAACAGCTTTGTGCGCATCTACGAGTTCCTCTCCCAGGTCATTAATTACAACGATCGCGACTTGGAGGCACTGGCAGTCTTCGGGCGCTACCTTGTGCCTTTGCTGCGTCTTGAGAGCATAGAAGAGGATAGTGTCGATGTCTCGGAACTGCAGCTGACCCATTATCGGATTCAGAAGCAAGCCGAGCATTCGCTCAAGCTCGGTGAGGAGCAGGGCGAATATGCGCTACGACCGGTGAGCGAGGTCGGCTCTGGAACAGCCCGTGAGCCAGAAAAGAAACAGCTCCAAGAGATTATCGACAAGCTCAACGAGCTATTCGGTCAGGATATAGCCGATGAGGATCAGCTGAACTGGGCGCGTGATCTAGCCACACGGGTTGGCCGGCATGAGCATGTGCGCCAACAGGTCGAGGCCTACGATATCGATCAAGTGATGCACGGGAGCCTGCCGAAGATCCTCGAGCAGATTGTCATAGATAGTATGCAAGAGCGGGAGGAGATGGCGACCAAGGTGCTTGAGAGTAACGAGAGCTTTGATGCGTTGGCTAGGTTGATCGTTAAGCTTATGAAGCAGGAGAAAGAAGAGTCTTTGTCATGAGTCACGGCGTCTGTTGTGCGGCAAATTGGTGCAAAACGGTACATTGCGTACAAGCTAGGATAGTATATTGCTTTTCAGGGGAGGGGCGGTAATTTATGAAATATAGTGTTTGGTTTTTTGTAGGGGTCTTCGCAGCATTGCTGCTCGCCGGATGCGCGTCTATTGTCCATGGTACAACACAGGATGTGGGGATATCTAGCAGTCCTTCAGGTGCTACGGTTTCGGCTAATGGAAAGCAACTCGGTAATACACCGGTCACAACAGAACTTGCTCGAAAAGACAATCACATAATTAAGATCGAGCTAGACGGCTACGAGCCATATGAGACTACGTTCACGAGAAGTGTAAGTGGGTGGGTGTGGGGGAACATCCTATTCGGCGGGTTGATTGGCCTTGCTGTTGACGCAGTCTCTGGCGGGCTATACAAATTGTCTCCTGAGCAACTTCACGCCGAACTGCGCTCGGAAGAAGTTGGCGAATGGGAAAAATCGCAAGACTTGTTCGTATTCGTAGTGCTCGAAGCTGAACCAGAGTGGGAGCGGGTCGGTACCTTACCAAAATCTAACTGAATACAGCCCGAAATTGCGCTCAGTTGACATTTGCGTCGCTACCTTTGAACTCTATCTCACTCCACAGCGTGGGTTGATAGACTGGTCCTAACAAGCGGGCACCTCGAAGAAAAAACTCTCTCGATTGGCCAATCTGCCGACAGTAAGAGCTACAGCAAGAGTTTTTTGAGGTGCCCTAAGGATGTGCAAATTAAAATCTCTGAGCCTTGAAAGCCTGATTGAAGTCATTGCATCTGGTTTTTTTGGTAAAACCAGGGCTTTTAAGGTGAGTCTCCGCTGCCCAGCCGTGATTGCCTGATAGCACAGCTACCAGGACAATCTAATATAACACAAAGGCACGTCAAATGATTATTTAACTTATTGATTGTTAAGATCATGACTGTGCACCTTGAAAGCTCTGATTCTCTGCAGCTAAGCGATGAAAGGATATCCGATATGAGAAAGACAAGAGTTCTTGCCGCCTTGCTCGCAAGCCCACTAGTACTTACATCAACATTAGCTAGCGCAGACCTTACCGGGCTATACGTTGGCGGTGGGTTAGGAGTTTTTGGGTCTTACGATTTTGAACATGAAACAAAGTTCGAGAGGGGCACGGCAACACAAACAAGAGTTGAGTATGATGGATATTCAGACTACCTAACAAATGCAGATTTGCTAGCTGGATATGGGGTGCAAGTAGATAGCTTTTATTTTGGAGGTGAGGTTGCATATAGCTTCGGCATGTCAGATGAAGATATATTAGATTATGATCGTGTTTTGAACGAAGACCCCGGCCATACAAATTCTGAAGCCGGAGATACTATAGATGAAAGATCAACAACAGTTGAAGCTGGCGACCCCAAGTTCAACAGGTTACCCCCTTTATGAACTCTTTTCAGGCCCCTTCCGTTCATGCGATTCAGTAACTTAACTGCTGTATAGCGCCGATTGCTTGTTGTGCCAAACTCTGCCGTAATAGGCTTTTTCAGCAGAATATAAGCGCGTATAATGTTGAGCCATGTTCATACGCGCTTCTCAATCCAATGGACACAAGTATCTGCGCCTGGTCGAGGGCTACCGAGATCAGAATGGGCGCACTCGTCATCGTCAAATCGCCCAACTCGGGCGTGCCGATCAGCCCGCAACCTACGACAAGATCCAAAGCCTAGCGAATAGCCTTAAGCAGCATACAGGGGCCGAAGGACTAGACCCTGCTAGCATCCATTTTGACCCGGCCCTTTCTTTGGGCCCTTCATGGCTGCTGACAGAACTTTGGCATGAGCTAGGCTTCGAGCAGCAACTACGCCAGGCGTTTCGCTCAGCTTACCGAGAATTCGACCTGGAGAAGGTGATTCGATTGCTGGTGTTCAACCGGCTGTGTGATCCGAGCAGCAAACTTGGCGTCATGCGCTGGCTGGAGCAGGTTTATCTGCCGGGGATAGACACTCAAAAGATCTACTATGAGCAGTTGCTGCGAGCCATGGATGCGCTTGTGGAGCAAAGCGAAGCAGTAGAGGAGACTAGCGCACGGCTTCTCAGACCGCTCCTAGATCAGGAGCTTAACGTAGTATTTTATGATATCACTAGCGTTCGCATACATGGGGAAACAGAACTCGGTAACGATCTGCGCCAGTACGGTAAGAGCAAGGATATCGCAGGAGTTGCCCGTCAATTCGCTCTAGGGGTGGTGCAAACCGCAGAGGGGCTGCCCATTGCACACGAGGTTTTTGAAGGCAATGTGGCGGAGACTCATACCCTTGCCCCGATGGTTCGCCGATTGCTCAGCCGCTGTAAGCTTGAACGTATAGTTGTGGTAGCTGACCGAGGGATGCTCAGCCTTGATAATGTCGATACTTTAGAAGCGCTTGCCGAACAGGAAGGCTTGGCTGTCGATTATATCCTCGCTGTACCTGGCCGCCGTTATACGGAATTTGAGGAGATCTTGGCGGAGGTGCACCCCCAGCTAGTTGAAGCAGCGAAGGCTAGCAACGCCGAATCGGTTACGCAAACCAGCTGGCAGGGCCGGCGCTTAGTGGTGGCGCACAATCAGCAGCGTGCGCAAGAGCAGACGCGTGTGCGCCGGCGCAAAATCGAACGTATTGATCAGATCGGCCAGGCACTAGCCGAGCGCCTCGATAAGCAAGATGCGGGCTGCCCTGGCCGTGGGCGGCGATCAACAGATCGCAGCGCACATCGACGTTTCCACCAAACTGTGCTGCGCCACAATATGAGCAGTATAGTAAAAGCTGACCTTGGGGATGAGCAGTTCAGCTACCACATTGATGAGCAGGCCTGGTCTGCGGCAGAGCGTATGGATGGCAAGCTGTTGTTAGTTACCAGCCTAAATGATTACCAAGCTCAGACTATAGTCGACCGCTACCGCTCCTTGGCTGATATCGAGCGCGGATTTCGGGCCTTGAAGAGCACCCTGCAGATCGCACCAGTGCATCACCGCTTGCCGGATCGAATTCGGGCTCACGCGCTGATCTGCTTTCTAGCCTTGATTCTATACCGTTTACTGCGCATGCGCCTTAAGGCCAATAAGTCAGAATATAGCGTCGAGCGCGCACTAGAAGCGCTGGAATCAGTGCAATGGCATAGGGTCAAGATAAACGGCGAGTCACATACCGGCGTTTCGGTTAGCAATCTGCAACGTAAGCTATTTAAAGATATGGAGGTGAAGCCGCCGAAACAAGCAACCACCGCCTAATGTTGTGCCAAGATTGATTTGCGCCCCCGGCGCATCAGGTGCTTATGGCTGTGGCTGTTGAAGTTGGGGGCGACGGGTATTCCATAGGTATTCGAACTGGTTATCTTGTTGCTTCCAGTTCAATGATTTATGCAAAAGTCTCATATCAAATGAGAAACTTTGAATATGAACATTCTAACTCATACGTTCCTGATGATGAGTTAGTATCCGGATCACTTTCTCAA
This Halorhodospira halochloris DNA region includes the following protein-coding sequences:
- a CDS encoding Lpp/OprI family alanine-zipper lipoprotein codes for the protein MSKRLLHAAKYTVAISALAVFSGCATIDTDELNTAVDERMDERMDELLEEMEETREIAEEALEKAEEALAKAEQAEESADDANAKAEEALEKAAAAQRQAEENEEKIDRMFERAMHK
- a CDS encoding L,D-transpeptidase family protein; the protein is MDNLVCQTKQIAVLLLLVLSLYSPATLALEDGIPFDPETNERWVLVDTSDYVLTVYTGKRPKAQFHNLAIAQNGTAKTRRRGDKTTPLGKFRIDYITNRSRYHLFISIDYPTEEAASLALEDGTISAQEYQTYREQRRKKGKSPQGTSLGGLIGIHGVGGGNVHLHRIANWTDGCVALENDQIEALSKMVEVGTRVYIR
- a CDS encoding type I restriction-modification system subunit M, translated to MNQENLASFIWGVADLLRGTLKQSQYGRVILPFTLLRRLECVLEPTRDRVLEKAKAYHDKSAAMRDRILRNEADLQFYNTSPLRLATVSETHTREDLNDYVRHFSPAAREVFEHFRFEEFLERLEHGDALYPVVQRFAAIDLSPQRLDNFSMGVVFEELIRKFAEASNETAGEHFTPRDVVHLTTSLVFTGQQERLRPGEIIKVYDPAAGTGGFLSEAQSYIQQISEGVDVSLHGQELNPESYAICKADMLIKSEPVDNITLGNTLSDDQHEGERFDYLLANPPFGVDWKGSQRAVNEEHEQRGYAGRFGPGLPRVNDGALLFLLHLVSKMRQDQSSQWPSRIGIILNGSPLFTGGAGSGESEIRRYLLERDFVDAIVALPTDMFYNTGIATYVWILSNAKPEERKYHVQLINATKYYSKMRKSLGNKRQYLDEEAIKAIVQLYGCYDENEESRIFPVETFGYRRITVERPLRLNFQASEERIARITEQKPIQKLGEEQQQAILDACRQLDGALCQDREAFKQQLDTALQRQGVKLKASEHKAVLAALSERDPEAPVCRDNRGRAEPDPELRDAENVPLTESVDDYFAREVQPHVPDAWIDTSKKDPLDGEVGIVGYEIPFNRYFYKYEPPRPLEEIDADLRECTDRIKRMIEELSA
- a CDS encoding restriction endonuclease subunit S, whose protein sequence is MSFPAYPEYKDSGVEWIGLVPSHWWVCALKRLASICNGQDYQKVKVDKGGYPVLGSGGEFARASDYLYAGESVLLGRKGTIDKPLYVKGPFWTVDTMFYTVVKDGVDAAYLYYYSTIFPFRRLSTNTALPSMSQEDLANLGVAVPKLEEQKNISRFLDHETARIDALIEEQQRLIELLKEKRQAVISHAVTKGLDPDVPMKDSGVEWLGEVPEHWSVGKVRYFAKLESGHTPSRQRPELWVNCTIPWFSLADVWQIRSGQVGVVRDTKEKISEQGVNKSGARLLPRGTVILSRTASVGYAGIMGRPMATTQDFANWVCCSKLKPSFLYYVFRSMSGEFSRLMVGSTHKTIYMPDIESLKCAVPPKCEQAKIVRHLKKKTKETDDLVIQSERLNEILRERRSALISAAVTGKIDVRDWTPPASSTEAEHEGEGAVT
- a CDS encoding GIY-YIG nuclease family protein; this encodes MSYGRSLRLFLVDDSPNGLITAEIMNWTGHVLTGPRSKLSELIQRPECARTGVYFLVGPDPDNSLRPLVYIGETDDVGTRLKQHNRPEDNGGKDFWEKVCLVTSKDQNLTKAHVKHLESLLIQNAIDIGRCRLANGTSKEYANLPEADRADMAFFLDQIRVVLPVLGFDFLRASAKPSAPEGVEEQSKSEPSPEFYLEVPKHGLKARGREYEGEFYVLSGSLARGSWKGPSGGYEAQFHQLCEDGVLVDDGAGHLQFTQDQTFSSPSAAAAIVSGRTANGRVAWKVEGTHETYAEWQDRQVQAAQEAAASASDQRVSPSDGGS
- a CDS encoding type I restriction endonuclease subunit R; translated protein: MADPKERAFQQTIIDELAASGWLVGSADKYDRERALYPEDVIGYFQEAHPDQWERFAKHNARGPEKALLDHVARELDKVGTLEVLRHGFRTPGAKVELATFKPDHAMNQTVLERYRQNRLRVVPELSYSPHAKEGEYNPRLDLALFVNGLPVATSELKSKFQQSVDQAIRQYKHDRQPKAKSNGKQEPLLKLKRGALVHFAVSQDQVAMTTRLQGKATSFLPFNRGTAEGGAGNPPSESEDAYATSYLWREVLQPDNWLHILGRFLHLEQKTHEDFHGRRTKKEALIFPRYHQWKVVTRLIEATRREGPGRCYLIQHSAGSGKSNSIAWSAHQLASLYNENGDKLFDSVIVVTDRNVLDQQLQQTIYQFEHASGVVRPITGGEGTSKSEQLAKALKERTRIIVVTIQTFPALFDALDRHKDLAAGKYAVIADEAHSSQTGASAHKLKALLGVERSEAEEISAEELLDAALAARGSSDRISYYAFTATPKARTLEMFGRPPDPSRGPASDNLPEPFHVYSMRQAIEEGFILDVLQNYITYKTAFRLAHPRGEAYEVDAREASSKIARWVRLHEYNIEQKVEVIVEHFRDHVRHLLDGQAKAMVVTSSRREAVRYQLAMRKYIDQQGYTDVHPLVAFSGQVEPDEVIPQPVDERSSLLNPGLKARDHRDAFDTDDFNVMIAANKFQTGFDQPKLCAMYVDKRLQGVDCVQTLSRLNRPFEGKEGKTFILDFVNDPDEVRKAFEPYYNTAQLEDVSDAQVVYDLMRKLNAAQIYQWQEVENFAYTFYDPKAKDSKLNYWVRPAQDRFQKRYQAALEDVRNWESERKRAERQGDQASQQRAEYELKEANETKQELELFKKDLNSFVRIYEFLSQVINYNDRDLEALAVFGRYLVPLLRLESIEEDSVDVSELQLTHYRIQKQAEHSLKLGEEQGEYALRPVSEVGSGTAREPEKKQLQEIIDKLNELFGQDIADEDQLNWARDLATRVGRHEHVRQQVEAYDIDQVMHGSLPKILEQIVIDSMQEREEMATKVLESNESFDALARLIVKLMKQEKEESLS